The following are encoded in a window of Desulfatibacillum aliphaticivorans DSM 15576 genomic DNA:
- a CDS encoding RHS repeat-associated core domain-containing protein has protein sequence MTYSYNSVTHKLDAVTAGGTVYNYSYDANGNITACPKLEGAGSISATLAIDYNVDNMPTQVVKSVSGQPDVTTNFYYDGNGARVRKEVVGESTTFYAGSLYEVKNGVATKYIFGADRRIAKITDGEGIQYFSKDHLGSSTVVTDDSGAVVEQADYRPFGEDRFYTGSVATPTPYKYTDQELDESTGLYNYDARHYDPAIGRFISPDSLIPNVYDPQQLNPYAYCSNNPLIYVDPTGHASVTISVHDPTPGKEGMISFGHRAGHVALTVSLDDGTVYTRGLYPSEEATTFSVLTGQPVDAAYRDDTELLNRNDEYGKHYTMEVPNEVAKEVYKNMLEKNRRVEEDDLSYDLNADEGENCVTATTSALDVDGIETPSGRENDGGIPNPDTFDRQLSEDDNWGAQEFGGEDEGNDYSGGLP, from the coding sequence ATGACCTACTCGTACAACAGCGTCACCCATAAGCTGGATGCGGTCACGGCCGGCGGAACCGTATATAACTACTCCTACGACGCCAACGGCAACATCACGGCGTGCCCCAAGTTAGAAGGGGCCGGCAGCATCAGCGCCACCCTGGCCATTGACTATAACGTGGACAACATGCCAACCCAGGTGGTGAAATCCGTGTCCGGCCAGCCGGACGTGACCACAAACTTCTATTACGACGGAAACGGCGCACGGGTGCGCAAGGAAGTAGTGGGCGAAAGCACGACCTTTTACGCGGGCAGCCTGTATGAAGTCAAAAATGGAGTGGCGACCAAGTACATCTTCGGCGCGGACCGGCGCATCGCCAAGATCACGGACGGGGAGGGGATTCAGTATTTTTCCAAGGATCACCTGGGAAGTTCCACCGTGGTGACGGACGACTCCGGCGCCGTGGTGGAACAGGCCGATTACCGGCCCTTCGGCGAGGACCGCTTTTACACCGGTTCCGTGGCAACGCCCACGCCCTACAAATACACGGACCAGGAACTGGACGAGTCCACGGGCCTTTACAATTACGACGCCAGGCATTATGATCCCGCCATTGGCCGGTTCATCAGCCCGGATTCTTTGATACCTAATGTCTACGATCCCCAACAGCTCAATCCCTACGCTTATTGCAGCAATAATCCGTTGATTTATGTCGATCCGACGGGGCATGCCTCAGTCACAATATCTGTTCATGACCCAACGCCAGGAAAGGAGGGGATGATAAGTTTTGGGCATCGTGCAGGGCATGTTGCATTGACTGTATCTCTTGATGACGGTACCGTTTATACGAGAGGGTTGTATCCATCGGAGGAAGCAACCACATTCTCAGTATTAACAGGACAACCAGTGGATGCAGCGTATCGCGACGATACTGAATTATTGAATAGAAATGATGAATATGGGAAACACTATACAATGGAAGTACCCAATGAAGTTGCAAAGGAAGTATATAAAAACATGTTGGAAAAGAACAGACGAGTGGAAGAAGATGATTTAAGCTATGATTTAAATGCAGATGAAGGGGAGAATTGTGTTACGGCAACTACTAGTGCATTAGATGTCGACGGAATAGAAACACCAAGCGGCCGAGAAAATGATGGGGGCATCCCTAATCCAGACACTTTTGATAGGCAACTCAGCGAAGATGACAACTGGGGGGCACAGGAATTTGGAGGAGAGGATGAAGGCAATGATTATAGTGGCGGATTGCCTTAG
- a CDS encoding RHS repeat-associated core domain-containing protein, whose product MATKYIFGADRRIAKITDGEGIQYFSKDHLGSSTVVTDDSGAVVEQADYRPFGEDRFYTGSVATPTPYKYTDQELDASTGLYNYDARHYDPAIGRFISPDSLIPNVYDPQQLNPYAYCRNNPLIYIDPTGHWAGAVAGAAIGAVSGAVAGFSSNTSPMGSIVGAVTGALVGGVVGGIFGSVGLLGASDKVATTLGAAAGALAGGMANRAASTYHDARVEEGLSKEKALAKARNQACNPVSEIVDTTLGVTNAKVAQTAVKAVVSRVGKEKGLENLTGLTVTFTLESLEGLLQNLIGGYRNNKKKNNEQEYGPLSDDTSTGSNAPTGGSSLDTDQESNSHSDARSGEEDSMNSESFQNSEGSTDNQL is encoded by the coding sequence GTGGCGACAAAGTACATCTTCGGAGCGGACCGGCGCATCGCCAAGATCACGGACGGGGAGGGCATCCAGTATTTTTCCAAGGATCATCTGGGAAGCTCCACCGTGGTGACGGACGACTCCGGCGCCGTGGTGGAGCAGGCCGATTACCGGCCCTTCGGCGAGGACCGCTTTTACACCGGTTCCGTGGCAACGCCCACGCCCTACAAATACACGGACCAGGAGCTTGACGCGTCCACGGGCCTTTACAATTACGACGCCAGGCATTATGATCCCGCCATCGGCCGGTTTATCAGCCCGGATTCTTTGATACCCAATGTCTACGATCCCCAACAGCTCAACCCCTACGCCTACTGCCGGAATAATCCGTTGATTTATATTGATCCGACTGGGCATTGGGCAGGGGCTGTTGCAGGGGCGGCAATAGGAGCAGTATCTGGGGCTGTTGCAGGATTTTCCTCTAATACTTCTCCCATGGGAAGTATAGTTGGAGCGGTAACTGGGGCACTTGTTGGTGGTGTAGTAGGCGGCATATTTGGTTCAGTCGGCCTTTTGGGTGCAAGTGATAAGGTTGCGACAACTTTAGGGGCCGCCGCTGGCGCACTTGCTGGTGGAATGGCTAACAGAGCTGCAAGTACTTATCATGATGCAAGAGTGGAGGAAGGTTTATCAAAAGAAAAGGCATTAGCTAAAGCAAGGAACCAAGCCTGCAATCCTGTCTCTGAGATAGTGGATACAACCCTTGGCGTTACTAATGCAAAGGTTGCACAAACGGCCGTGAAAGCAGTTGTAAGTAGAGTTGGAAAAGAAAAAGGACTTGAAAATCTCACTGGTTTGACAGTCACATTTACATTGGAATCTCTCGAAGGACTTTTGCAGAACCTCATTGGAGGTTACAGGAACAATAAGAAAAAGAATAATGAACAAGAGTATGGACCTCTTTCCGATGATACCTCAACAGGTTCCAATGCTCCTACAGGAGGCTCTTCTTTAGATACCGATCAAGAATCTAACTCCCATTCAGATGCCCGTTCTGGGGAAGAGGATAGTATGAATTCCGAATCATTTCAGAATTCTGAGGGTAGTACTGACAATCAACTATAA
- a CDS encoding TRAP transporter permease, translated as MSEQQNLTYAQELLKAESGDVRSLRPFEKYLVGIIATGWAVFQMALAGGAFILDGTKTRAFHLAFAIALLFLLTPLMRKARKGMEYFFVTDRIPLMDYALAVIAVIASLYIVIDYDGLAYRAGMPITRDIAFGVVLVVVLLEAARRVIGPALSIIAIVFTVYAFLGPYMPDFLAFKGVSLRKYCSNISLSTEGIYGIPLGVSASIVYLFVLLGALLDKAGAGQFFTDLALSFLGKYKGGPAKAAVVASGATGLVSGSSIANIVTTGPFTIPLMKKVGYPAKKAAAVEVASSTDGQLMPPIMGAAAFIIAEYVNVPYIEVVKAAAIPAFASYFGLFCITHLEASKLGISGLAKHEVPVFFQTLKGGLHYLLPLGVLLYELIILRHSPEMAAFRAILILFVVIFYQELRRSFKAGTGIGQGFMDSIRIIGMGMIQGSKNMMPVALACAAAGIIVGVVNMGIGGMVAQIVETLSQGNIYLLLLITAIASLLLGMGLPTTATYIVMASLTAPIIVQVGGNFGFVLPLIAAHLFCFYFGILADDTPPVGLAAYAASAIADSDPIPTGIQGFKYDIRTSVIAFLFVFNPDLLLWEITSWPQAIMIFVMALVAMSAFECFAQNWCLIKNKWYDIPFFLAASFTLFHPGGVAHRFGVGEEYKYYFFLLGLAIYAIPVFMQSMRKKNLVEAA; from the coding sequence ATGAGTGAGCAGCAAAATCTGACATACGCACAAGAATTATTGAAGGCGGAGAGCGGAGACGTCCGATCCCTCCGTCCTTTTGAAAAATATTTGGTGGGGATCATCGCCACCGGCTGGGCCGTTTTCCAAATGGCTCTGGCAGGGGGCGCCTTTATTTTGGACGGCACCAAAACCCGCGCCTTCCACCTGGCCTTCGCCATAGCCCTGCTTTTCCTGTTAACTCCGCTCATGCGCAAAGCGCGCAAAGGAATGGAGTATTTTTTCGTCACGGACCGCATTCCTTTAATGGATTACGCCCTGGCTGTCATAGCCGTCATCGCTTCCCTGTATATTGTGATTGATTACGACGGACTGGCTTATCGGGCGGGCATGCCCATTACCCGGGATATTGCGTTCGGCGTCGTTCTGGTGGTGGTGCTTCTGGAAGCGGCCCGCAGGGTGATAGGCCCCGCATTATCCATCATTGCTATTGTTTTTACCGTGTACGCCTTTTTGGGGCCTTACATGCCGGACTTCCTGGCCTTTAAAGGGGTTTCCCTCCGTAAATATTGCAGCAACATCAGCCTGAGCACGGAAGGCATTTACGGCATCCCGTTGGGAGTGTCCGCTTCCATCGTCTATCTCTTCGTCCTTTTGGGCGCCTTGCTGGATAAAGCCGGCGCCGGACAATTTTTTACCGACCTGGCCTTGTCCTTTTTGGGAAAATACAAGGGCGGGCCGGCCAAGGCGGCTGTCGTGGCGTCGGGAGCGACCGGCCTGGTTTCCGGGTCCTCCATTGCAAACATTGTGACCACCGGGCCCTTCACCATTCCTTTGATGAAAAAGGTCGGCTATCCCGCCAAAAAAGCCGCCGCCGTGGAGGTGGCCTCCAGTACGGACGGCCAGTTGATGCCGCCCATCATGGGCGCTGCGGCGTTCATCATCGCGGAATATGTAAACGTGCCGTACATCGAGGTGGTCAAGGCCGCGGCCATTCCGGCCTTCGCCTCGTATTTCGGCTTGTTTTGCATCACGCACCTGGAAGCCTCCAAGCTGGGAATCAGCGGACTCGCCAAGCATGAGGTCCCCGTATTTTTCCAGACCCTCAAGGGGGGGCTGCACTACCTTCTGCCCCTGGGCGTCCTGCTTTACGAATTGATCATCCTGCGTCATTCGCCGGAAATGGCGGCGTTCAGGGCCATCCTGATTCTTTTCGTCGTTATTTTCTATCAGGAGCTAAGGAGGTCGTTCAAAGCGGGAACCGGAATCGGCCAGGGATTTATGGACTCCATACGAATCATCGGCATGGGCATGATCCAGGGATCCAAGAACATGATGCCCGTGGCCCTGGCCTGCGCAGCAGCCGGCATTATCGTGGGCGTGGTGAACATGGGCATAGGCGGCATGGTCGCCCAGATCGTGGAGACGCTCAGCCAGGGCAACATTTACCTGTTGCTTTTGATTACGGCCATCGCCAGCCTGCTTCTGGGCATGGGATTGCCCACCACGGCGACCTACATCGTCATGGCTTCCCTGACCGCGCCCATCATTGTGCAGGTAGGCGGAAACTTCGGCTTTGTGCTGCCCCTGATCGCAGCCCATCTGTTCTGCTTTTACTTTGGGATTCTGGCGGACGACACGCCTCCGGTGGGGCTGGCGGCCTACGCCGCCTCGGCCATCGCCGACTCAGATCCCATCCCCACAGGCATCCAGGGATTCAAGTACGACATCCGAACATCGGTCATCGCCTTCTTGTTCGTGTTCAACCCGGATCTGCTTCTTTGGGAGATCACAAGCTGGCCCCAGGCCATCATGATTTTCGTCATGGCCCTGGTCGCCATGTCGGCCTTTGAGTGCTTCGCCCAGAACTGGTGCCTGATAAAAAACAAATGGTACGATATCCCCTTCTTCCTGGCGGCCTCGTTTACTCTTTTCCATCCGGGAGGAGTCGCGCATCGATTCGGGGTTGGGGAGGAATACAAGTATTACTTCTTCCTGCTCGGCCTGGCGATTTACGCCATCCCCGTCTTCATGCAAAGCATGAGGAAAAAAAACCTGGTGGAGGCGGCCTGA
- a CDS encoding TAXI family TRAP transporter solute-binding subunit: MKKALILFIAVLFCITGFGPAFAKTFVTIGTGGVTGVYYPTGGAISRMVNQKSSVYDIKATVESTGGSVYNINAVLSGDLEFGIAQSDRQFQAVKGMAEWEQAGPQKDLRAVFSIHPELMTCVARADLKAKDFGDLKGKRVNIGNPGSGQLQNSKDVLEAYGMTEDDIVAEYAKAVEAPSLLQDEKIDAFVYTVGHPNGNIKEATSGRIKVSIVPIAGAGLDAVIAKYPYYAKSFIKVENYPNAVNDADVPSIGVKATLVSSANVSDDVVYAVTKEVFDNLEAFKKLHPAYAVLNAEEMLQGLSAPIHPGALKYYKEAGLVKYIKPELIK, encoded by the coding sequence ATGAAAAAAGCGCTAATTCTGTTCATTGCCGTACTGTTTTGCATCACCGGGTTTGGACCCGCGTTCGCCAAGACTTTTGTGACCATCGGTACGGGCGGCGTCACGGGCGTCTACTATCCCACGGGCGGCGCTATCAGCAGAATGGTCAACCAAAAGTCCAGCGTGTATGACATCAAAGCGACCGTGGAATCCACCGGCGGCTCCGTTTACAACATCAATGCGGTTTTGTCAGGCGACCTGGAATTCGGCATCGCCCAGTCAGACAGGCAGTTCCAGGCTGTCAAAGGCATGGCTGAATGGGAACAAGCCGGTCCCCAGAAAGACCTGCGCGCCGTATTCTCCATCCATCCTGAGTTGATGACCTGTGTGGCCCGCGCGGACCTCAAGGCCAAAGACTTCGGCGATCTCAAGGGCAAAAGAGTGAATATCGGCAACCCCGGATCCGGCCAGTTGCAGAACTCCAAGGACGTGCTGGAAGCCTACGGCATGACGGAAGACGATATTGTGGCCGAATACGCCAAGGCCGTGGAAGCCCCCAGCCTGCTCCAGGACGAAAAAATCGACGCCTTTGTGTACACCGTGGGTCATCCCAACGGAAACATCAAGGAAGCCACCTCCGGCCGCATTAAGGTTTCCATCGTGCCTATCGCGGGCGCCGGCCTGGACGCTGTTATTGCAAAGTATCCTTACTACGCCAAGAGCTTCATCAAGGTGGAAAACTACCCCAACGCCGTGAATGATGCAGACGTTCCCAGCATCGGAGTCAAGGCCACTCTGGTGAGTTCCGCCAATGTCAGCGACGACGTGGTGTACGCCGTCACCAAGGAAGTTTTCGATAACCTGGAAGCCTTCAAAAAACTGCACCCGGCTTATGCTGTGTTGAACGCCGAGGAAATGCTTCAGGGCCTTTCCGCTCCCATTCACCCCGGCGCCCTCAAGTACTACAAAGAAGCCGGTCTGGTGAAATACATCAAGCCCGAACTCATCAAATAA
- a CDS encoding PP2C family protein-serine/threonine phosphatase encodes MRTLKLTIRWKYFTTLLALCLFPLLVITLASHAGITQIVDIISLDTRSAFKELSQRTLLQTAQTQALIFQRTRQAIELGLLELSKEAQLAELEQGGFPADMFQPMAALLANFPHSAKKVVLISESGQSMSLEAGSVTTESLDAAAVGWFQEAMKNRRESGSVSWMEHDVYSDRNSSKYTALAVFEGTHGFKRIAALEIDALDKLNQGVTPAPWRETTLSFLVEFGTSASKGNPVLKILAQKSPGSDSWSGPRHGRWLASPDAKRMKSVLDSISRGGSGAGELPYMGQDYVWAWAPTQKGPCFVIMAPLSVVEARSQQVEETLHGYTRSTLILSGMAALATLLLVTLAAFVGARRFSRPLLEVIRGVTKVSRGDFSVRVDLKTGDEWDSLIQGFNRMVPMLEETMAWRKRLELAREVQQSLLPKRPPKVNGLDIAARSVSAQQVGGDYFDFLKANEEQRLTVAVGDITGHGVGAALLMTTARALVRRRSRRDGDLAQIVSDINKQLAPDVADSGKFMTLFLAEVDISKMVVRYANAGHDPAMVYDPTNKVFETLEGGGLILGPFESSVYEQYETGISPGHIIILGTDGIWETSNFEGKYYGKKNLQKVVADKAHLPAEQIVDKVLESLNAFRSPKVQEDDVTLVIIKILEQGAEYKQLKLPDMV; translated from the coding sequence ATGCGGACTCTCAAACTAACGATCAGATGGAAGTACTTCACCACGCTTTTGGCCCTGTGTCTTTTCCCCCTTCTCGTCATCACCCTGGCAAGCCATGCAGGCATAACGCAAATTGTGGATATTATATCCCTGGACACGCGATCCGCTTTTAAGGAGCTCTCGCAAAGGACGCTGCTTCAGACAGCCCAGACCCAGGCCCTGATATTTCAGCGAACCCGGCAAGCCATTGAACTCGGCCTTTTGGAGCTTAGCAAAGAAGCTCAGTTGGCTGAGTTGGAACAGGGCGGCTTCCCGGCGGACATGTTTCAGCCCATGGCCGCGTTATTGGCAAACTTTCCCCATTCCGCAAAAAAGGTGGTTCTGATCAGCGAATCCGGCCAATCCATGTCCCTGGAAGCCGGCTCCGTGACCACGGAATCCTTGGACGCGGCGGCCGTGGGCTGGTTTCAGGAGGCCATGAAGAATCGGCGGGAATCCGGAAGCGTGTCCTGGATGGAACATGACGTCTATTCCGACAGAAACTCCTCAAAATATACAGCTTTGGCCGTTTTCGAGGGGACTCATGGATTCAAACGGATTGCCGCTTTGGAAATCGACGCCCTGGACAAGCTCAATCAGGGAGTCACCCCCGCCCCCTGGAGGGAGACAACTCTTTCCTTTTTGGTGGAGTTCGGAACCAGCGCCAGCAAAGGAAACCCGGTCCTGAAAATCCTGGCGCAAAAATCGCCGGGGTCGGATAGTTGGTCCGGGCCGAGGCACGGGCGATGGTTGGCTTCTCCGGATGCAAAGCGCATGAAAAGCGTCCTGGACTCCATTTCCCGGGGCGGATCCGGCGCCGGCGAGCTTCCGTATATGGGTCAGGACTACGTGTGGGCCTGGGCCCCAACCCAGAAAGGGCCGTGCTTCGTCATCATGGCGCCTCTCTCTGTGGTGGAGGCCAGGTCGCAGCAAGTGGAGGAAACGCTGCACGGCTACACCCGCTCCACACTGATACTTTCGGGCATGGCGGCGCTTGCCACCTTATTATTGGTCACCCTGGCCGCCTTTGTAGGCGCCCGCCGTTTTTCGCGCCCCTTACTGGAAGTCATCCGAGGAGTGACCAAAGTCTCCAGGGGCGACTTCTCCGTCAGGGTTGACCTGAAAACAGGCGACGAGTGGGACTCCCTTATCCAGGGGTTCAACAGGATGGTTCCCATGTTGGAGGAAACCATGGCCTGGCGCAAGCGCCTGGAACTGGCCCGGGAAGTGCAGCAGAGCCTGCTGCCCAAGCGGCCGCCCAAGGTGAACGGCCTGGACATTGCAGCCAGAAGCGTTTCAGCGCAGCAGGTGGGCGGGGATTATTTCGATTTTCTGAAGGCCAATGAAGAACAGCGTTTGACTGTAGCCGTCGGAGACATCACCGGGCATGGCGTGGGCGCAGCGCTGCTTATGACCACGGCCCGAGCCCTGGTGCGCAGGCGATCCAGGCGTGACGGGGATCTGGCGCAAATCGTGTCGGACATCAATAAGCAGCTGGCGCCTGACGTGGCCGACTCGGGCAAGTTCATGACCCTGTTCCTGGCGGAAGTGGATATCAGCAAAATGGTGGTCCGTTACGCCAACGCCGGGCATGATCCGGCCATGGTCTACGATCCCACGAACAAGGTTTTCGAAACTCTGGAAGGCGGCGGCCTGATTCTTGGGCCTTTTGAAAGCTCGGTTTACGAGCAATACGAGACCGGCATCAGCCCCGGGCACATCATCATCCTGGGTACGGACGGCATCTGGGAAACCTCGAATTTTGAGGGAAAATACTACGGCAAAAAGAACCTGCAAAAGGTTGTTGCGGACAAAGCGCATCTGCCCGCGGAGCAAATTGTGGACAAGGTGCTTGAGTCCTTGAATGCGTTCCGTTCCCCCAAAGTGCAGGAAGACGATGTAACCCTGGTGATCATCAAAATCCTGGAGCAGGGCGCGGAGTATAAACAGCTTAAGCTGCCTGACATGGTTTAA
- a CDS encoding slipin family protein produces MVVAIGVILVLAIILLLASIRILNEYERGVVFRLGRCIGAKGPGLIILIPGIDKMLKVSLRLVALDVDPQDVITRDNVSVKVNAVIYFRVVDTVKATIEVEHYQYAMSQLAQTTIRSVCGQAELDELLSDRDKINNQLQEILDTHTDPWGIKVANVELKHIDLPNEMQRAMAKQAEAERERRAKVINAEGEFQAAARLSEAAVIIEKTPVALQLRYLQTMREMSAENNSTTIFPLPIDLFTPLLKAMSKDKE; encoded by the coding sequence ATGGTAGTAGCAATAGGCGTTATTCTTGTACTTGCAATTATCTTGTTGCTGGCGTCCATCCGGATTTTGAACGAGTACGAGCGGGGCGTCGTATTTCGTCTTGGCCGGTGCATCGGCGCCAAAGGCCCGGGCCTGATCATCCTGATTCCGGGAATCGACAAGATGTTGAAGGTCAGCCTTCGCCTGGTCGCCCTGGACGTGGACCCCCAGGACGTAATCACCCGGGACAACGTCTCCGTTAAAGTTAACGCCGTCATCTACTTTCGGGTTGTGGATACGGTGAAGGCCACCATTGAGGTGGAGCATTATCAATACGCCATGAGCCAGCTCGCCCAGACCACCATCCGAAGCGTGTGCGGCCAGGCCGAGTTGGACGAACTGCTTTCCGACCGGGACAAGATCAACAACCAGTTGCAGGAGATTTTGGACACCCATACGGATCCGTGGGGGATCAAAGTGGCGAATGTGGAGTTGAAGCACATTGATCTTCCCAACGAAATGCAGCGGGCCATGGCCAAACAGGCCGAGGCCGAGCGCGAAAGGCGCGCCAAGGTGATCAATGCGGAAGGCGAGTTCCAGGCCGCCGCCAGGCTGTCAGAAGCCGCTGTGATTATAGAAAAAACGCCTGTGGCCCTTCAGTTGCGCTATTTGCAGACGATGCGGGAGATGTCGGCGGAGAACAATTCCACCACGATTTTTCCCTTGCCCATCGACCTTTTTACCCCGCTTTTAAAGGCCATGTCCAAGGATAAGGAATAG
- a CDS encoding NfeD family protein, protein MRILTKSGLVFALALLVFGVSVGLAPLAWADKGEIMVMEISQPIGAATAFLMEKCLDDAEEAGYACVIFQLDTPGGSLESMRRIVMAFLDAKVPVVVYVSPSGARAASAGVMITNAADVAVMAPATNIGAAHPVSGDGKEISETMNSKVTNDAAAAARSVAEKRGRNAEWVEKAIRESVSATETEALELNVIDFIAKDMPELLEKLDGMEIPDKGVLRTKDCTIINYQTTLREKILSVIANPNIAFLLMSLGMLGLYFEFANPGAVFPGVVGVISILVALYALHTLPVNYVGIMLILLSGVFFVLETQIASHGALAAGGIVSIFLGATMLFDYDVTGLRVAWSVLIPTVLFVGAFFAIVAALVVKAHKAKIRTGEDGLVGEKGKVTQASSETQGKVLVHAEIWNARFLQPMAPGDPIRVASVDGLLLIVEKDTER, encoded by the coding sequence ATGCGTATATTGACCAAATCCGGGTTGGTTTTTGCTTTGGCTCTACTGGTCTTTGGCGTGTCTGTGGGCTTAGCCCCTCTTGCCTGGGCCGATAAGGGGGAAATCATGGTTATGGAGATTTCCCAACCCATCGGCGCAGCCACAGCCTTTCTCATGGAAAAATGCCTGGACGACGCCGAAGAAGCCGGTTACGCCTGCGTGATTTTCCAGTTGGATACGCCTGGAGGCTCCCTGGAGTCCATGCGCCGCATAGTCATGGCCTTTTTGGACGCCAAGGTTCCTGTGGTGGTTTACGTTTCCCCTTCCGGGGCCAGGGCCGCTTCGGCGGGAGTGATGATCACCAATGCCGCGGACGTGGCGGTGATGGCGCCGGCCACAAATATCGGCGCCGCCCATCCGGTGAGCGGAGACGGCAAGGAAATCAGCGAAACCATGAATTCCAAAGTCACCAATGACGCCGCGGCCGCCGCCAGGAGTGTGGCTGAAAAAAGAGGGCGGAACGCCGAGTGGGTCGAAAAAGCCATTCGGGAAAGCGTATCAGCCACGGAAACCGAAGCCCTGGAACTGAACGTCATCGATTTCATCGCCAAAGACATGCCCGAATTGCTGGAAAAGCTGGACGGCATGGAAATTCCCGATAAAGGGGTATTAAGGACCAAAGACTGCACGATAATCAACTATCAGACCACATTGCGGGAAAAAATACTCAGCGTGATCGCCAACCCCAACATCGCTTTTTTACTCATGAGCCTTGGCATGCTGGGCCTTTATTTTGAGTTTGCCAATCCAGGGGCTGTTTTTCCCGGAGTGGTCGGCGTTATCAGCATACTGGTTGCGCTGTACGCCCTCCATACGCTGCCGGTCAACTACGTGGGGATCATGTTGATTCTACTATCGGGCGTCTTTTTTGTTTTGGAGACGCAAATCGCAAGCCACGGAGCGCTTGCCGCAGGCGGAATTGTTTCCATATTTTTGGGGGCGACCATGCTTTTTGACTATGATGTTACAGGATTGCGAGTGGCTTGGAGCGTTTTGATTCCCACGGTCTTATTTGTTGGGGCGTTTTTTGCAATCGTTGCGGCCCTGGTGGTAAAGGCCCACAAGGCGAAGATAAGGACCGGCGAGGACGGGCTTGTGGGAGAAAAGGGCAAGGTAACCCAGGCTTCCTCGGAAACCCAGGGCAAAGTTTTGGTGCACGCCGAAATCTGGAACGCCAGGTTTCTGCAGCCCATGGCGCCGGGGGATCCCATTCGGGTTGCCTCCGTGGACGGACTGCTGTTGATTGTGGAAAAGGACACAGAGCGGTAG